Proteins from a genomic interval of Papaver somniferum cultivar HN1 chromosome 4, ASM357369v1, whole genome shotgun sequence:
- the LOC113275542 gene encoding protein PTST, chloroplastic-like isoform X1: MTSVSRWSTNVHGSWFSLHSKKSVCEDIHRFSFNVVFHNTRKGFQSLSILHDASMGKHPACHPSRRISAMTISLHDKLSSSPQEDESSISSDVSPLDSSNKILSQNLASGKLISLVADSERSKLLKKLSEANQHNRFLKRQLQIKEDALVEFKSGVAVMELEIQALVVLAEEIAKTGIPPGSRKINGKYIHSQLISRLEGVHRKLKEQLKDVEVVQSKEVHLHWNGMAETVQVMGTFDGWSRGENLSPEYTGSYTQFSATLMLRPGRYEIKFLVDGEWRLSAELPTTGEGMIENNLLIVE; the protein is encoded by the exons ATGACAAGTGTATCAAG GTGGTCTACTAATGTACATGGTTCGTGGTTTTCCTTGCATTCAAAAAAGTCGGTTTGTGAAGATATCCACAGATTTTCATTTAATGTGGTCTTTCATAATACAAGGAAAGGATTCCAAAGTTTAAGTATTCTGCATGACGCTTCTATGGGAAAACATCCCGCATGTCATCCATCACGGAGAATATCTGCAATGACTATTAGTCTCCATGACAAACTTTCATCCTCACCTCAAGAAGATGAATCAAGCATTAGTAGTGATGTTTCTCCCCTGGATTCATCAAACAAGATACTTTCACAAAATCTAGCTAGTGGAAAG CTAATTTCACTGGTGGCTGATTCTGAAAGATCGAAGCttctgaagaaactaagtgaagcTAATCAACACAATAGGTTCCTCAAACGTCAG TTGCAGATAAAGGAAGATGCTTTAGTAGAATTTAAGAGCGGCGTTGCTGTCATGGAACTGGAAATTCAG GCATTGGTCGTGCTGGCAGAAGAAATAGCCAAGACTGGAATTCCTCCAGGTTCAAGAAAGATAAATGGAAAATACATTCATTCTCAACTCATTTCCAGATTAGAAG GTGTACACAGAAAGTTGAAGGAACAGTTAAAGGATGTGGAGGTAGTACAATCCAAGGAAGTTCACTTACACTGGAATGGCATGGCTGAG ACTGTTCAAGTAATGGGAACGTTTGACGGTTGGAGTCGAGGAGAGAACTTATCACCTGAATATACTGGTTCTTATACGCAATTCTCAGCAACGTTAATGCTCAGACCGGGAAG GTACGAAATCAAATTCTTAGTAGATGGAGAGTGGAGATTATCCGCGGAGCTCCCAACCACAGGTGAAGGAATGATCGAAAATAACTTGTTAATAGTAGAATGA
- the LOC113275542 gene encoding protein PTST, chloroplastic-like isoform X2, giving the protein MGKHPACHPSRRISAMTISLHDKLSSSPQEDESSISSDVSPLDSSNKILSQNLASGKLISLVADSERSKLLKKLSEANQHNRFLKRQLQIKEDALVEFKSGVAVMELEIQALVVLAEEIAKTGIPPGSRKINGKYIHSQLISRLEGVHRKLKEQLKDVEVVQSKEVHLHWNGMAETVQVMGTFDGWSRGENLSPEYTGSYTQFSATLMLRPGRYEIKFLVDGEWRLSAELPTTGEGMIENNLLIVE; this is encoded by the exons ATGGGAAAACATCCCGCATGTCATCCATCACGGAGAATATCTGCAATGACTATTAGTCTCCATGACAAACTTTCATCCTCACCTCAAGAAGATGAATCAAGCATTAGTAGTGATGTTTCTCCCCTGGATTCATCAAACAAGATACTTTCACAAAATCTAGCTAGTGGAAAG CTAATTTCACTGGTGGCTGATTCTGAAAGATCGAAGCttctgaagaaactaagtgaagcTAATCAACACAATAGGTTCCTCAAACGTCAG TTGCAGATAAAGGAAGATGCTTTAGTAGAATTTAAGAGCGGCGTTGCTGTCATGGAACTGGAAATTCAG GCATTGGTCGTGCTGGCAGAAGAAATAGCCAAGACTGGAATTCCTCCAGGTTCAAGAAAGATAAATGGAAAATACATTCATTCTCAACTCATTTCCAGATTAGAAG GTGTACACAGAAAGTTGAAGGAACAGTTAAAGGATGTGGAGGTAGTACAATCCAAGGAAGTTCACTTACACTGGAATGGCATGGCTGAG ACTGTTCAAGTAATGGGAACGTTTGACGGTTGGAGTCGAGGAGAGAACTTATCACCTGAATATACTGGTTCTTATACGCAATTCTCAGCAACGTTAATGCTCAGACCGGGAAG GTACGAAATCAAATTCTTAGTAGATGGAGAGTGGAGATTATCCGCGGAGCTCCCAACCACAGGTGAAGGAATGATCGAAAATAACTTGTTAATAGTAGAATGA